A section of the Malania oleifera isolate guangnan ecotype guangnan chromosome 2, ASM2987363v1, whole genome shotgun sequence genome encodes:
- the LOC131149062 gene encoding uncharacterized protein LOC131149062: protein MASSAKLISLFFLLGIAVLFCSSLPVEAREVKSFSKIPRHEKESGKNETPSEELPVDHGSGYGLYGQHDSTPTTVTAAVSRENSNTVTEGKFDDRFDDEFEEEEESETEKVPTAPASTRTTRTTTVSMLGNNNNNNNGHSENYYEKYYNNYKNFKNDKYTESATNYNNNEQQYYGMSDTRRPENLKYAYRGNAHSNNNKYPTTATTATTTATATNYNNNEQQYYGMSDTRRPENLKYAYRGNVHSNNNKYPTTATAATGYKPYGTTGQGTTASTSGNGYNGYVNNFDNEKYEFDNMEEYYKTQHILDPRDFQGP, encoded by the coding sequence ATGGCCTCCTCAGCTAAACtcatttctcttttcttccttcttgGCATTGCAGTGCTGTTCTGCTCCTCTCTCCCGGTCGAGGCAAGGGAGGTGAAGTCGTTCAGCAAGATTCCCCGTCACGAGAAAGAAAGCGGCAAGAACGAGACGCCTTCGGAGGAGCTACCGGTGGACCACGGGAGCGGATACGGCCTCTATGGCCAGCACGACTCTACGCCCACCACTGTGACTGCCGCCGTCAGTCGGGAAAATTCAAACACAGTGACAGAGGGCAAGTTTGATGACAGATTCGATGATGAGTTTGAGGAGGAAGAGGAGTCTGAGACGGAGAAAGTACCTACGGCTCCGGCATCAACGAGAACGACAAGAACAACCACGGTTTCTATGCTCgggaacaacaacaacaacaacaatgggCATAGTGAGAATTATTATGAGAAGTACTACAACAACTACAAAAATTTTAAGAATGACAAGTATACAGAATCTGCTACCAACTACAACAACAATGAGCAACAGTACTACGGGATGAGCGACACAAGGCGGCCGGAGAATCTCAAGTACGCTTACCGTGGAAACGCACACTCTAACAACAATAAATATCCCACCACCGCCACTACCGCTACCACCACCGCCACTGCTACCAACTACAACAACAATGAGCAACAGTACTACGGGATGAGCGACACGAGGCGGCCGGAGAATCTCAAGTACGCTTACCGTGGAAACGTACACTCGAACAACAACAAATATCCCACCACCGCCACTGCTGCTACTGGATATAAGCCATACGGCACAACGGGACAGGGAACTACTGCAAGTACAAGCGGTAATGGTTATAATGGCTATGTTAATAACTTTGATAATGAGAAATATGAGTTCGACAACATGGAAGAGTACTACAAGACTCAGCATATCTTGGACCCCCGGGATTTTCAGGGACCATGA